Genomic segment of uncultured Desulfobacter sp.:
AGTTAAATTCCAATTTTTCTTTTCTAATCCAATTTTCGTTTGTTTTATCCCATATATGAGTCCTCTTCCTTCCTCCCTTTGGAGGTCTCTCCTCCGATCGAGGATAAACGCAAAGTGTAATTGTGAATAGGTCGTCAAGAGCACGCGCAATCATATTAATATACATAGGGACACAAAGTTTGTCAGATGTATCGAACTCAAATTCTGATCTATCAAGCTTTTCAATGTCGGACGGTATTGTTGAAGCAAGTTCGACTCCTCTTGGGCTTAGCTTAAAAATCTTAATCGGGTCTAAAACATTTTGTCCATTATCAACGTTAAGTCGTAAAATATAACCACCAGGTACCGCAACAGATCGAATCATCGTTTCTTCAACCGTAATTAGTCCGAGATCAATAAGTCCATTTAAGGACTCTCGACTCATCATGCAATCAATAATTTCCTGTGATGCTGCGAAAATGTAGCCAAAGAAGGAAAATAAATCGACAGCTCGTTTGAATCCTTGAACATCACGTCGTTCCATCAGGCGTAGTGAATCTAATGCTCTGAGTGAAACTTTTTGTTGTTCAGAATTTGTTTGATGTGCAAATGCTTTAGCCCATAACTCTTGCATGACACTATCAGAAACGTTTTCGACAGCAGAAAACCATTGTGCAAACCAGTCTTCTTCAATTATTCGTCGATTATCACTCGGTGTCTCAAGGGCC
This window contains:
- a CDS encoding DUF2806 domain-containing protein — protein: MDFSLIKPIVDLVKPAGAELAKSATNRRGQTKDAVVAALHEKFASVIRDADPSALAKRMVARQEYLTLRKQLNYENVMELALEMALETPSDNRRIIEEDWFAQWFSAVENVSDSVMQELWAKAFAHQTNSEQQKVSLRALDSLRLMERRDVQGFKRAVDLFSFFGYIFAASQEIIDCMMSRESLNGLIDLGLITVEETMIRSVAVPGGYILRLNVDNGQNVLDPIKIFKLSPRGVELASTIPSDIEKLDRSEFEFDTSDKLCVPMYINMIARALDDLFTITLCVYPRSEERPPKGGRKRTHIWDKTNENWIRKEKLEFNYNREVVYALESGSV